In a single window of the uncultured Dysgonomonas sp. genome:
- a CDS encoding DUF6712 family protein, translated as MSAIITPFNKESFADEMKPKISGADLTLEYENIESSVCKVAEDCIEVLSEPLYEAICQDKGTTDEKLQAKALDYLQRSMLHFCLYEHLIFLMARIKDDGVTVVKSDTETTVYKYLQDGLENKFITIGWFWMNKLLQLMDKNIDKFPLWKDSEPRKDLADTPITRDDFYRWVGVKDDYFVIVARWLIREAWTDCVTSRIKDPEKTDAIARAMCYEVMGRACSRLAFLQLPEPVRLDISNEMSKANKDKEESNVRKRVASSFTNQAAAYWTALEVQLKNDELKENPQSRPIYTPPRISENDPFVY; from the coding sequence ATGTCTGCAATTATAACCCCATTCAACAAAGAGAGCTTCGCTGATGAGATGAAGCCCAAAATATCCGGAGCAGATCTTACGCTCGAATACGAGAATATCGAGAGTTCCGTCTGTAAGGTTGCTGAAGACTGTATCGAAGTACTGTCAGAACCATTGTATGAAGCTATCTGCCAGGATAAAGGCACTACAGACGAAAAATTGCAAGCCAAGGCGCTGGATTATCTGCAACGTTCAATGCTACACTTCTGCCTGTACGAACATCTGATATTCTTAATGGCCAGGATAAAAGATGACGGGGTCACTGTGGTCAAAAGCGACACCGAGACAACAGTATATAAATACCTCCAGGACGGGCTGGAAAACAAGTTTATAACCATCGGATGGTTTTGGATGAATAAGCTGCTGCAACTGATGGACAAGAACATCGATAAATTCCCTCTGTGGAAAGACAGCGAACCCCGGAAGGATCTTGCAGATACTCCTATCACCCGGGATGATTTCTACAGATGGGTGGGAGTTAAAGATGACTACTTTGTTATTGTGGCCCGATGGCTCATCCGGGAAGCCTGGACCGACTGTGTCACCTCCCGGATAAAGGACCCGGAAAAGACAGACGCCATTGCCCGGGCAATGTGCTATGAGGTGATGGGACGGGCCTGTTCGCGCCTCGCATTCCTCCAGCTCCCGGAACCGGTACGCCTGGACATCAGCAATGAGATGTCGAAAGCCAATAAGGACAAAGAAGAATCCAATGTCCGGAAACGTGTGGCCAGTTCATTCACTAATCAGGCCGCCGCATACTGGACAGCCCTCGAGGTGCAGCTGAAGAATGATGAACTAAAGGAAAATCCCCAGAGTAGGCCTATATATACACCTCCGAGAATATCGGAAAATGATCCGTTTGTTTATTAG
- a CDS encoding SufE family protein: MTLQEKQSEFIEMFNSLESWPDRFQFLIDMGSGLDGLPEVMKCTLTQITSCNSRTFFYPSVFDGIVHIRGWSNSAIMSGLIAMLQMIFNGCQVDEIWEAKVLNTIDFHLRTDLINNLTEQRKAGLLEMINRVIRL; this comes from the coding sequence ATGACACTGCAGGAAAAACAATCGGAATTTATTGAAATGTTTAACTCCCTCGAGTCCTGGCCTGATCGCTTCCAGTTCCTGATCGATATGGGGTCCGGTCTGGACGGACTCCCGGAGGTTATGAAATGTACATTAACACAAATAACATCATGTAATTCCCGGACATTCTTCTATCCTTCCGTATTTGATGGCATTGTGCATATTCGGGGCTGGAGCAATTCCGCAATAATGTCCGGACTTATTGCTATGCTACAAATGATATTCAATGGATGCCAGGTGGATGAAATATGGGAAGCAAAAGTATTAAACACAATCGACTTCCATCTCAGAACCGACCTGATCAATAATTTAACAGAGCAGCGTAAAGCCGGGCTCTTAGAAATGATAAACCGTGTGATACGGCTATAA